In Amphiura filiformis chromosome 2, Afil_fr2py, whole genome shotgun sequence, one DNA window encodes the following:
- the LOC140142233 gene encoding mitogen-activated protein kinase kinase kinase 20-like, whose product MATAFPIDTIGFKNIKFHEKLGEGAFGSVHRVTFSGFLSNQFNGYKQAAAKTVFKLEEREIEVMSQLHHKNIVKLIGFSEAGPIHVILMEYAPNGSLHDYLSDPSKPLTNELKRKWIKESALAIQYLHRHDFLHRDIKGSNCILFEDNLLKIADFGLACKIDHSQTTSSQKGTNRYMAPEIHRGNEHGRAVYSKPADIYAYGMLGLEICTRKEPFEGTEWQTVVFEVGSGRLKPSVPATCPRDLADIMQQCWNYDPKQRPTIGSIVQGILYYKIHISCVTPIQ is encoded by the coding sequence ATGGCCACTGCCTTTCCAATAGACACAATTggattcaaaaatataaaattccaTGAGAAACTTGGGGAAGGGGCATTCGGATCAGTCCACCGTGTAACTTTCAGTGGGTTTTTAAGTAATCAGTTTAATGGATACAAACAAGCTGCTGCCAAAACTGTTTTCAAGCTAGAAGAAAGGGAAATTGAAGTCATGAGTCAACTTcaccacaaaaatattgtcaagttgATTGGGTTTTCAGAAGCGGGGCCAATTCATGTAATTTTGATGGAGTATGCCCCAAATGGTTCACTGCATGATTATCTATCTGATCCTTCTAAGCCTCTGACTAATGAGCTGAAGAGAAAATGGATCAAAGAATCAGCGCTAGCCATCCAGTACCTCCACAGACATGACTTTCTGCACAGGGACATCAAGGGGTCTAATTGTATTCTTTTTGAAGACAATCTGTTAAAGATTGCCGATTTTGGACTTGCGTGCAAAATTGATCACTCCCAGACAACATCCAGCCAAAAAGGAACCAATCGATATATGGCACCAGAAATTCACAGAGGGAATGAACACGGAAGAGCAGTATACTCGAAGCCAGCTGATATCTACGCATATGGGATGCTCGGTTTGGAGATCTGTACAAGAAAGGAGCCTTTTGAAGGGACAGAGTGGCAAACTGTCGTCTTTGAAGTGGGCAGTGGTAGATTGAAGCCTTCAGTACCAGCAACTTGCCCAAGAGATCTTGCAGATATCATGCAGCAGTGCTGGAATTATGATCCCAAACAACGACCTACCATTGGATCAATAGTACAAGGTATTCTATActataaaatacatatttcaTGTGTCACCcctattcagtaa